TAAATAACGCTGACAACTGAATAATGCTGTATTTGATCAAAATAAGATAAAGACTGACAAATATACATCCAGTCACCTGAAAAGAAGCAGCAATATCAGCTCGAATCCTTCTATCTTCGCTACTTGCTGAGGAAAGAGGAATTGTAGTATTACTGCATAACATAGGAAAGTTGGGTGGGTAAAAGTTAATAGCTAAGATAGCAGACCATAAATCACTGCACAAAAAAGTACAGTTAGTACTGGCAGCAACCAAGAATCAATGATAATAATGTATATCTACAgattatacatacatatttttagATTCAATTGCCAATCTCACTTGAGTCTTCAGACCAGCGTACGAGAAGTTGCAATCTTTGTGTTGTTTCATTGGGGTCTAGAAACAAATGAGTACCAGGCTTAGAATACAATTTCACATTGCAAAAATCTCAGTCATCTGTAATAGACTTCTTAAGTAGAACCAGTATATGCCTTGAAATAAACTTACTGAGAATTTGACTGATTTGGCATCACCCTCACGAGCAAGCTCTTCAATAGCTGGCCCGCCACTTCTCCTCAAGTCAAGGCCAAGCCATTTTGCAGTCTTGTCATATGCCTCGCCAACTGCATCGTCTATTGTGGTGCCAAGTTGTACATACTGACCAAGATCACGAGCAAGGATGAGTAGATTGTGTCCTCCTAAAGACAGACAACAAGATTGTTAAACAATTATGACATCCCAAATCAAATGTCATACAGCACCAAAAACTTTGATTGAGTCTACAACTTTAGATTGTCTGGGAAGTCATAAGTGTCATCTCTTATCAAAGCAGAAATCCAAATTTAGAtagaaatacaagaaataaaagcAAGATACTAGATTAATAGCCAAACTGCAGTGTGAAGAAATTACAAAACAATTCATTTATTTATAAACTAATGACAATTCAAGTTTTACAGAAACCACACTAATGCTTCCAAAAAATACAAATGTTCCCTAAAATACAAATAcagtgtttcattttttttcttgtagtcTCACTcactttttcataatttttcttGTAGTTGTCTCACTCACTCACTTTTTTGCAATGCTAACTTCTGAACTTATCCACAACACCGAAACTCAAAACCTCCCCTCCAAAGAAAACACTCAAATAAATTTTCTTCAACTTAATCAATAAGACAATAAGACATAGCTAAACCACCAAaaaagttttgtcaaaaacaaacaATATAGAACTTTTAGATTTTAAATGAACAAAAAACAACTAATAAATGGTATTTAGCAACCTGTGGAAACTAAGTTTGCACGTATGGCAGCAAACACCACAGAAGTAACTGATGGATATGAGTGTTTTCATGCGGTTTcttatgtttattttatttttcaaaaaagaaaagggtACAGTCATGTAGTCTAAAAATGTAGATGCAAAGTCCAGTGAATTAGTAAAAAGACCTAATGCGGTTTCTTATATTTTCTTACCTGAAATAAGCAAGGCCACGAAAGGAAATTGCAACTCTCTTTCCGTTAACCTAGATCAGAAAAGGAAATTCATTGTATGCACAAGAGCAACTCAGATCAATATTTTAAGTGCATATAACAACCACATACTTTATGCCCCTAAaaatgagagagggagagagtttgTACATTCCAGTTTACATTgcataaaaggtcgtacccagtgcacaaggctcccgctttacgcagggtctgggagaggtgaatgtcggctagccttacccccatttatggagaggctgctcccaagtctcgaacccgagacctaccgctcatgggcgaaggcacttgccatcgcaccaagtgcgacctctccaGTTTACATTGCATAGATAGTCAAAATTTCCGTACCTGGCTACAAGAGCATGAGCCTCCATGTGATGTACACCAATGATTGGTAAGTTACAGCTACCAGCAATTTCACGAGCTTTCCGCACACCAACTGCATGAATACAAAATTAGTGCTAATATGCTCTGAGGATACAAAAGAATTCAAGTCTGGTCATTTCTGAGCATAATAAAGACAATGTAACCCATTTCCAGTTTTGAATGGTAAATCGCTGccaaatagaaaaattacatttacTACTTTCCTCGAACCTATGCCCTGGAAATTCCATAGCACAAACCCAACCATAAGGCATCAGTAGTACGAAAATTTTGCAACACCAAGcaaaagaggaaagaaagagaGTGCTGCTATGCAATTTACCACGAAGACAAAGGCCTAAACCAGGACCAATAGTAACCGCCACTGCAGATAAATTCGTCTCAGTTAACTTAGCTTTGTCAAGTGCTTCTTGCACAACCTACAATCAACAATCACAAATTCAGGCCCATATTATCACCGAGAAAAAAAGGAGATAGCCTTGAACCATTTGACTAGATTACAACTGACACTTTGAAATGGCATAAGCAATCCAAATGACACAGCAAGTTTGCAAAATATCGAGCCTATTTGTGTTTTACGTGGGTGCTCAACATAAATAACAAAATCTCATTCAAGTAGAAGATGTAAATAAGATATGAACATCATACTGCGTTTAAAGGTGATAGTACAGAGGATGCTATACCTTATCAATCACTTGCAAATGTGCTTCCTCTGCCATTTTTGGAGCAACACCTCCATATTGAGCAAGCAAATCTGCCTTGATATGTGGCCAAGGCTCAAGATTAGATGAACGTATCCATTATAAGTACcacaaagaaaaactaaaaatgaatcGTCATTATTGAATATTGGTAAGTAAAAGAACGTAGTATGTGGCACTGTCCTAGAACCATATTTCTTCCACAGCACACTTTTTTTCTAACAAGTAGGTATATGAAAAGCAGCACAATAGACAACCATTCTTTCTCTGCCAAATTCACCATAAATCTCCATTGTGGATGATTTACGAGTTGCAGATTGTTTGTCATGAAATTATGAATCCTTAAGGACATTTTATTGCATTACATAAATCTCCATTGTGGTTTCTCTGGAAAAATTAGATAACTCAATTGCCCTTTTCGAACATTATTCACGACCTACAGTACGGAAAAATTCGAAGCGTAACTAGGTTCCTCATTCTCTAAACGTGCAAAACTAATTTGTGccaaattcttcttcttttaatgGTTCATCAGAACTCTGCAATTTTACTACCCAAACCAAATCCAAGGAACAAAATGTTCATACCT
This is a stretch of genomic DNA from Malus domestica chromosome 02, GDT2T_hap1. It encodes these proteins:
- the LOC103405985 gene encoding probable tRNA N6-adenosine threonylcarbamoyltransferase, mitochondrial isoform X8, giving the protein MAEEAHLQVIDKVVQEALDKAKLTETNLSAVAVTIGPGLGLCLRGHRFEESSKFGVRKAREIAGSCNLPIIGVHHMEAHALVARLTERELQFPFVALLISGGHNLLILARDLGQYVQLGTTIDDAVGEAYDKTAKWLGLDLRRSGGPAIEELAREGDAKSVKFSTPMKQHKDCNFSYAGLKTQVRLAIESKNIDLWSAILAINFYPPNFPMLCSNTTIPLSSASSEDRRIRADIAASFQRVAVLHLEERCERAIEWALKIEPSVKHLVVSGGVASNQYVRSRLDQVVKKNSLQLVCPPPCLCTDNGVMVAWTGIENFCMGRFDPPPPADEPEDIVYELRPRWPLGEEYAEGRSEARSMRTARMHPSLTSMIQESLQQQP
- the LOC103405985 gene encoding probable tRNA N6-adenosine threonylcarbamoyltransferase, mitochondrial isoform X4, with translation MALSSRFWRLNLFPKPSLSPLQTTLKSLKPLRQKLCPILSLPISSSSSSLNSSNSLFSTSKNSAFSEPHSRTPSPQDDLIVLGIETSCDDTAAAIVRGNGEILSQVVSSQADLLAQYGGVAPKMAEEAHLQVIDKVVQEALDKAKLTETNLSAVAVTIGPGLGLCLRGHRFEESSKFGVRKAREIAGSCNLPIIGVHHMEAHALVARLTERELQFPFVALLISGGHNLLILARDLGQYVQLGTTIDDAVGEAYDKTAKWLGLDLRRSGGPAIEELAREGDAKSVKFSTPMKQHKDCNFSYAGLKTQVRLAIESKNIDLWSAILAINFYPPNFPMLCSNTTIPLSSASSEDRRIRADIAASFQRVAVLHLEERCERAIEWALKIEPSVKHLVVSGGVASNQYVRSRLDQVVKKNSLQLVCPPPCLCTDNGVMVAWTGIENFCMGRFDPPPPADEPEDIVVLRIAAKVAIGGGIC
- the LOC103405985 gene encoding probable tRNA N6-adenosine threonylcarbamoyltransferase, mitochondrial isoform X6, which translates into the protein MALSSRFWRLNLFPKPSLSPLQTTLKSLKPLRQKLCPILSLPISSSSSSLNSSNSLFSTSKNSAFSEPHSRTPSPQDDLIVLGIETSCDDTAAAIVRGNGEILSQVVSSQADLLAQYGGVAPKMAEEAHLQVIDKVVQEALDKAKLTETNLSAVAVTIGPGLGLCLRGHRFEESSKFGVRKAREIAGSCNLPIIGVHHMEAHALVARLTERELQFPFVALLISGGHNLLILARDLGQYVQLGTTIDDAVGEAYDKTAKWLGLDLRRSGGPAIEELAREGDAKSVKFSTPMKQHKDCNFSYAGLKTQVRLAIESKNINTTIPLSSASSEDRRIRADIAASFQRVAVLHLEERCERAIEWALKIEPSVKHLVVSGGVASNQYVRSRLDQVVKKNSLQLVCPPPCLCTDNGVMVAWTGIENFCMGRFDPPPPADEPEDIVVLRIAAKVAIGGGIC
- the LOC103405985 gene encoding probable tRNA N6-adenosine threonylcarbamoyltransferase, mitochondrial isoform X7; translation: MALSSRFWRLNLFPKPSLSPLQTTLKSLKPLRQKLCPILSLPISSSSSSLNSSNSLFSTSKNSAFSEPHSRTPSPQDDLIVLGIETSCDDTAAAIVRGNGEILSQVVSSQADLLAQYGGVAPKMAEEAHLQVIDKVVQEALDKAKLTETNLSAVAVTIGPGLGLCLRVGVRKAREIAGSCNLPIIGVHHMEAHALVARLTERELQFPFVALLISGGHNLLILARDLGQYVQLGTTIDDAVGEAYDKTAKWLGLDLRRSGGPAIEELAREGDAKSVKFSTPMKQHKDCNFSYAGLKTQVRLAIESKNINTTIPLSSASSEDRRIRADIAASFQRVAVLHLEERCERAIEWALKIEPSVKHLVVSGGVASNQYVRSRLDQVVKKNSLQLVCPPPCLCTDNGVMVAWTGIENFCMGRFDPPPPADEPEDIVVLRIAAKVAIGGGIC
- the LOC103405985 gene encoding probable tRNA N6-adenosine threonylcarbamoyltransferase, mitochondrial isoform X1, producing the protein MALSSRFWRLNLFPKPSLSPLQTTLKSLKPLRQKLCPILSLPISSSSSSLNSSNSLFSTSKNSAFSEPHSRTPSPQDDLIVLGIETSCDDTAAAIVRGNGEILSQVVSSQADLLAQYGGVAPKMAEEAHLQVIDKVVQEALDKAKLTETNLSAVAVTIGPGLGLCLRGHRFEESSKFGVRKAREIAGSCNLPIIGVHHMEAHALVARLTERELQFPFVALLISGGHNLLILARDLGQYVQLGTTIDDAVGEAYDKTAKWLGLDLRRSGGPAIEELAREGDAKSVKFSTPMKQHKDCNFSYAGLKTQVRLAIESKNIDLWSAILAINFYPPNFPMLCSNTTIPLSSASSEDRRIRADIAASFQRVAVLHLEERCERAIEWALKIEPSVKHLVVSGGVASNQYVRSRLDQVVKKNSLQLVCPPPCLCTDNGVMVAWTGIENFCMGRFDPPPPADEPEDIVYELRPRWPLGEEYAEGRSEARSMRTARMHPSLTSMIQESLQQQP